In Brachypodium distachyon strain Bd21 chromosome 2, Brachypodium_distachyon_v3.0, whole genome shotgun sequence, one genomic interval encodes:
- the LOC100823769 gene encoding auxin-responsive protein IAA6 isoform X2 — protein sequence MEESSMKREVLPQLLDLIPDRKEWSLRGAPGPGRSRNTGFGGDEDDKLELKLGLPGLAEEETPATSRENMIHQERPALSLGYLPLHSMTTASTTTTGAKRGFLDTVEAKAEGYNEQKQQARAACGKELTVEENTAAASERKKGCCPPPPSHAPPATPARNNGNRPPARGRGAAVPVVGWPPIRSFRRNLATSTSSKQPPEQQNGEADAKVKLNCNKSPLVKINMDGIPIGRKVDLAGCDSYERLSLAVKELFHGFLEAQREPSSAESAQQGADRKIFSQLLDGSGEYTLVYEDNEGDRMLVGDVPWNVFVSTAKRLRVLRSSELSRALIGSASEREEKC from the exons ATGGAAGAAAGCTCCATGAAAAGAGAAGTACTTCCTCAACTCCTAGATCTTATCCCAGACAGGAAAGAATGGAGTCTGAGAGGAGCACCAGGGCCGGGCAGATCAAGAAACACAGGTTTCGGAGGTGATGAGGACGATAAACTGGAGCTGAAGCTTGGTCTTCCTGGTCTCGCAGAAGAGGAGACACCAGCTACCTCAAGAGAGAACATGATACACCAAGAGCGCCCAGCTCTCTCCCTTGGATACCTCCCTCTACACTCCATGACCACGGCCAGCACTACGACAACCGGAGCAAAGAGGGGATTCCTAGACACAGTTGAGGCCAAAGCAGAAG GTTATAacgagcagaagcagcaggcaAGAGCAGCATGTGGGAAGGAACTGACAGTGGAGGAAAATACAGCAGCCGCGAGTGAGAGGAAGAAAGGGTGCTGTCCCCCACCACCATCGCATGCCCCTCCTGCTACACCTGCGCGCAACAACGGCAACAGACCACCAGCGCGAGGAAG AGGGGCTGCAGTTCCAGTGGTTGGTTGGCCTCCAATCCGATCATTCAGGCGAAACCTTGCTACAAGTACTTCATCCAAACAGCCCCCTGAACAACAAAATGGTGAAGCGGATGCAAAGGTGAAGCTGAACTGCAACAAAAGCCCCCTCGTAAAAATTAACATGGATGGGATCCCCATTGGAAGGAAAGTAGATCTTGCAGGATGTGACAGCTACGAGAGACTTTCATTGGCTGTCAAAGAGCTCTTCCATGGTTTTCTTGAAG CACAAAGGGAACCATCTAGTGCTGAAAGTGCACAGCAAGGGGCAGACAGAAAAATATTTTCGCAATTGCTGGACGGGTCCGGTGAATATACCCTAGTTTACGAAGACAATGAAGGAGACAGGATGCTGGTTGGTGACGTCCCTTGGAA TGTGTTCGTCTCAACTGCTAAAAGGCTGAGGGTTTTGAGGAGCTCAGAGCTTTCCCGTGCCCTG ATTGGATCTGCGtctgagagagaagaaaaatgcTAA
- the LOC100823769 gene encoding auxin-responsive protein IAA6 isoform X3, whose amino-acid sequence MIHQERPALSLGYLPLHSMTTASTTTTGAKRGFLDTVEAKAEGYNEQKQQARAACGKELTVEENTAAASERKKGCCPPPPSHAPPATPARNNGNRPPARGRGAAVPVVGWPPIRSFRRNLATSTSSKQPPEQQNGEADAKVKLNCNKSPLVKINMDGIPIGRKVDLAGCDSYERLSLAVKELFHGFLEVMYDHAAAQREPSSAESAQQGADRKIFSQLLDGSGEYTLVYEDNEGDRMLVGDVPWNVFVSTAKRLRVLRSSELSRALIGSASEREEKC is encoded by the exons ATGATACACCAAGAGCGCCCAGCTCTCTCCCTTGGATACCTCCCTCTACACTCCATGACCACGGCCAGCACTACGACAACCGGAGCAAAGAGGGGATTCCTAGACACAGTTGAGGCCAAAGCAGAAG GTTATAacgagcagaagcagcaggcaAGAGCAGCATGTGGGAAGGAACTGACAGTGGAGGAAAATACAGCAGCCGCGAGTGAGAGGAAGAAAGGGTGCTGTCCCCCACCACCATCGCATGCCCCTCCTGCTACACCTGCGCGCAACAACGGCAACAGACCACCAGCGCGAGGAAG AGGGGCTGCAGTTCCAGTGGTTGGTTGGCCTCCAATCCGATCATTCAGGCGAAACCTTGCTACAAGTACTTCATCCAAACAGCCCCCTGAACAACAAAATGGTGAAGCGGATGCAAAGGTGAAGCTGAACTGCAACAAAAGCCCCCTCGTAAAAATTAACATGGATGGGATCCCCATTGGAAGGAAAGTAGATCTTGCAGGATGTGACAGCTACGAGAGACTTTCATTGGCTGTCAAAGAGCTCTTCCATGGTTTTCTTGAAG TTATGTATGACCATGCTGCAGCACAAAGGGAACCATCTAGTGCTGAAAGTGCACAGCAAGGGGCAGACAGAAAAATATTTTCGCAATTGCTGGACGGGTCCGGTGAATATACCCTAGTTTACGAAGACAATGAAGGAGACAGGATGCTGGTTGGTGACGTCCCTTGGAA TGTGTTCGTCTCAACTGCTAAAAGGCTGAGGGTTTTGAGGAGCTCAGAGCTTTCCCGTGCCCTG ATTGGATCTGCGtctgagagagaagaaaaatgcTAA
- the LOC100823769 gene encoding auxin-responsive protein IAA6 isoform X1 produces MEESSMKREVLPQLLDLIPDRKEWSLRGAPGPGRSRNTGFGGDEDDKLELKLGLPGLAEEETPATSRENMIHQERPALSLGYLPLHSMTTASTTTTGAKRGFLDTVEAKAEGYNEQKQQARAACGKELTVEENTAAASERKKGCCPPPPSHAPPATPARNNGNRPPARGRGAAVPVVGWPPIRSFRRNLATSTSSKQPPEQQNGEADAKVKLNCNKSPLVKINMDGIPIGRKVDLAGCDSYERLSLAVKELFHGFLEVMYDHAAAQREPSSAESAQQGADRKIFSQLLDGSGEYTLVYEDNEGDRMLVGDVPWNVFVSTAKRLRVLRSSELSRALIGSASEREEKC; encoded by the exons ATGGAAGAAAGCTCCATGAAAAGAGAAGTACTTCCTCAACTCCTAGATCTTATCCCAGACAGGAAAGAATGGAGTCTGAGAGGAGCACCAGGGCCGGGCAGATCAAGAAACACAGGTTTCGGAGGTGATGAGGACGATAAACTGGAGCTGAAGCTTGGTCTTCCTGGTCTCGCAGAAGAGGAGACACCAGCTACCTCAAGAGAGAACATGATACACCAAGAGCGCCCAGCTCTCTCCCTTGGATACCTCCCTCTACACTCCATGACCACGGCCAGCACTACGACAACCGGAGCAAAGAGGGGATTCCTAGACACAGTTGAGGCCAAAGCAGAAG GTTATAacgagcagaagcagcaggcaAGAGCAGCATGTGGGAAGGAACTGACAGTGGAGGAAAATACAGCAGCCGCGAGTGAGAGGAAGAAAGGGTGCTGTCCCCCACCACCATCGCATGCCCCTCCTGCTACACCTGCGCGCAACAACGGCAACAGACCACCAGCGCGAGGAAG AGGGGCTGCAGTTCCAGTGGTTGGTTGGCCTCCAATCCGATCATTCAGGCGAAACCTTGCTACAAGTACTTCATCCAAACAGCCCCCTGAACAACAAAATGGTGAAGCGGATGCAAAGGTGAAGCTGAACTGCAACAAAAGCCCCCTCGTAAAAATTAACATGGATGGGATCCCCATTGGAAGGAAAGTAGATCTTGCAGGATGTGACAGCTACGAGAGACTTTCATTGGCTGTCAAAGAGCTCTTCCATGGTTTTCTTGAAG TTATGTATGACCATGCTGCAGCACAAAGGGAACCATCTAGTGCTGAAAGTGCACAGCAAGGGGCAGACAGAAAAATATTTTCGCAATTGCTGGACGGGTCCGGTGAATATACCCTAGTTTACGAAGACAATGAAGGAGACAGGATGCTGGTTGGTGACGTCCCTTGGAA TGTGTTCGTCTCAACTGCTAAAAGGCTGAGGGTTTTGAGGAGCTCAGAGCTTTCCCGTGCCCTG ATTGGATCTGCGtctgagagagaagaaaaatgcTAA